One genomic segment of uncultured Methanobrevibacter sp. includes these proteins:
- a CDS encoding transcription factor S: MEFCPNCGKMLMPNNGMIKCRCGYEKSLEKDDIEEQYTMEGEKNPELKVIVTDNKNVALPTTKITCYKCGGTKGYWWTVQTRSADEAPTNFIRCAKCGNTWRSSN; this comes from the coding sequence ATGGAATTCTGTCCTAATTGTGGTAAGATGTTAATGCCGAATAATGGTATGATTAAATGTAGATGCGGTTATGAAAAGTCTCTTGAAAAAGATGACATTGAAGAACAGTATACAATGGAAGGCGAAAAGAACCCTGAATTGAAAGTCATTGTAACTGACAATAAAAACGTGGCACTGCCAACCACAAAGATAACCTGCTATAAATGTGGTGGAACAAAAGGCTACTGGTGGACAGTACAGACAAGATCTGCTGATGAGGCACCAACCAATTTTATAAGATGCGCCAAATGCGGAAACACCTGGAGAAGTTCTAACTAG
- a CDS encoding DUF2149 domain-containing protein codes for MVRKQSRRRSKRVEEDPMAGTSNLVDAMLVIAVGFLVFVIISWNMQAMIDPEHNVQEQMQQKTMTEVDQGHQLNETPDTSNSSGQGYTEMGKVYKDPATGKLIMVEG; via the coding sequence ATGGTAAGAAAACAAAGTAGACGCAGGTCTAAAAGAGTCGAAGAAGACCCAATGGCAGGTACATCAAACCTTGTAGATGCGATGCTTGTTATTGCTGTTGGCTTTTTAGTTTTTGTTATCATAAGCTGGAACATGCAGGCAATGATAGATCCGGAACATAATGTTCAGGAGCAGATGCAGCAGAAGACAATGACTGAAGTCGATCAGGGTCATCAGTTAAACGAAACTCCTGATACTTCAAACAGCTCAGGTCAAGGTTATACCGAGATGGGTAAGGTCTATAAAGACCCTGCGACGGGTAAGCTGATTATGGTGGAAGGTTAA
- a CDS encoding MotA/TolQ/ExbB proton channel family protein: MALNIPGGEFLTGSLDVISQSLTIPVLVILLVIVIITIITLGGAIAEYTSRRKVPVGTIRDLIYEINAAESQEALKNVISSADIPKAQKKVLDEIASSESLGKDSREALARKLFEYEEEKTISTLQKTDIITRIGPTLGLMGTLIPMGPGLAALGAGDINTLASSLTVAFNTTIVGIGSGALCYVIGKIRSGWYDKYLSDLDALIDAVLDRMS, from the coding sequence CAGAGTCTGACAATTCCAGTTCTTGTGATTTTACTTGTTATTGTAATTATAACAATTATTACCTTGGGTGGAGCCATTGCGGAGTATACATCAAGGCGTAAAGTTCCAGTTGGTACAATCAGAGATTTAATTTATGAAATTAACGCAGCTGAGTCTCAAGAAGCTTTAAAAAATGTAATTTCTTCTGCTGATATTCCTAAAGCTCAAAAAAAGGTTTTAGATGAAATTGCATCTTCCGAATCTTTGGGAAAAGATTCAAGAGAGGCTTTGGCTCGTAAACTCTTTGAATATGAAGAAGAAAAAACTATATCAACATTACAAAAGACCGATATTATTACCCGTATCGGACCTACTTTAGGGTTAATGGGTACATTAATTCCGATGGGTCCGGGTCTTGCAGCATTAGGTGCAGGAGACATCAACACTCTTGCAAGCTCCCTTACTGTAGCGTTCAACACAACCATTGTTGGTATCGGGTCCGGTGCATTATGTTATGTTATCGGTAAAATCAGATCCGGCTGGTATGACAAATATCTCTCAGATTTGGATGCTTTGATTGATGCTGTTTTAGATAGAATGAGCTAG